DNA sequence from the Nitrospirota bacterium genome:
CCTCTCTGAGGGAAACGCCTCGGTCCTCGCTCATGCCTCCGAGGTTGCGAGAAACGTGCCAGCCAGGAACCCCTTGTCTTTAAAGGAACGGCGGGAACAAGGGCATACAGAAATGTCCGACAGTTTTGTCCGGCATACATTTTTGTCGGGAGGAGAGAAGGCGCAAGCGCCCGGATTAGAAGTACATTTTCCCTGGCACGGTTCGTGATTACTTCTCGGAGAAATCCTTTTTCGGGAGGAGGAGTGTAAGGGATGAAGATGATAACGTCCGTCATCAAGCACTTCAGGCAGGACGAAGTACGGCAGGCCCTCATGGACATAGGCGTCAAGGGCATGACCGTGGTGGAGGTCAAGGGGTTCGGCAGGCAGAAGGGCCACCTGGAGGTCTACCGGGGGGCGGAGTACGAGGTGAAGTTTCTCCCCAAGATAAAGGTGGAGGTCGCCGTCCCCGACGGCCTAGTGGAACAGGCGGTGGAGGCCATCATGGGGGCCGCCCGCACGGGGGAGATAGGGGACGGAAAGATTTTCGTCACCGCGCTGGATGAGGTCATCCGCATCAGAACCGACGAAAGGGGCGAGGAGGCGCTATGAGAAAGCTGAAGATATTGATTACGCTCGGGGCGGTGCTCCTTCCGGCGGGGGCCGCCCTAGCGGCGGAGGCTCCGGAGATAAGCCCGGGGGATACGGCGTGGCTTCTGGTCTCCACGGCCCTGGTCATGCTGATGACCCCGGGGCTGGCCTTCTTCTACGGAGGCATGGTGCGGAGCAAGAACGTCCTGGGCACCATCATGCACAGCTTCATGATGCTCTGCATGGTAAGCCTCATCTGGATACTCTGGGGCTACAGCCTGGCCTTCGGCCCCGACGTGGGCGGCCTGGTGGGCTCCCTCGCCATGGTGGGCCTGAGGGGGGTGGGCATGGAGGCAAACGGCACCGTGCCCCATTACATCTTCATGATGTTTCAGGGCATGTTCGCCGTCATCACCCCGGCGCTCATCACCGGGGCCTTCGCCGAGAGGATGAAGTTCTCGGCCATGCTCCTTTTCAGCGCCCTCTGGGTGACCTTCGTCTACTCCCCGGTGGCCCACTGGGTGTGGGGCGGCGGCTGGATAATGACGAAGGTGGGCGCGCTGGACTTCGCCGGGGGCACCGTGGTGCACATAAACTCGGCCGTGGCGGCTTTCGTGGCGGCCCTGGTGGTGGGCAAGAGAAAGGGGTACCTGGAGGAGCAGATGATGCCGCACAACCTGCCCCTGACCGTGCTCGGCGCGGCCCTCCTGTGGTTCGGCTGGTTCGGGTTCAACGCCGGAAGCGCGCTGGCCTCAAACGGGCTGGCCTCCCTGGCCTTCGTCACCACCAACACCGGCGCGGCGGCGGCGGCCATGGGATGGAGCTTCACCGAGTGGCTGCACCGGGGCAAGGCAACGGCCTTCGGCGCGGTCTCCGGAGCGGTGGCCGGGCTGGTGGGCATCACGCCGGCGGCGGGCTTTGTGAGTCCGCTTTCGGCCATAGCCATCGGGGTGGGGGCGGGCGTCCTCTGCTACATCGCCGTCAACCTCAGGCCCCGCTTGGGCTATGACGACTCCCTGGACGTCCTGGGCATCCACGGGGTGGGAGGCCTCTGGGGCGCCATCGCTACGGGGCTCTTCGCCGCGGCGGCCTTCGGCGGCACCGACGGGCTTTTCCACGGAAACCCCGGCCTGGTGGGCGCGCAGCTCATAGCCAGCGCGGCCACCATCGCCTACTCGGGCGTGGTGAGCTTCATTCTTCTAAAGGTGGTGGACGCCGCTGTGGGCCTCCGGGTCTCCGAGGAGCATGAGCGCCAGGGCCTGGACCTCAGCCAGCACGGCGAGACGGGGTACGACATGCGATAGGGGGCCACGGCCCCGGCGACCAGGGGCGACCGCCCCCGGCGGCTGCACAACGGATTGGACTCCCCCCCACGGCGGGGGTGGCCGGAAGGCTGCCCCCGTCTTTTGTTGTGCAAGCGTCCTGGTCCGAGTGGAGAATAAGCCTGTGGTTACATGCACAACGCACACCATGGTTTTCAGAAGCTGAAACCGAACTGTATCAGTGTCGCATCTATCGGCTCGTTGTCCCCAGACTCGAAGGTTCGCTGATACATGCCGCTTAATTTCAGCCCGAGGGGAAGGTAGATAATATCCAGTCCAGCGGTTATGACGGCAAAGACGGGGACGCCGCCGGAATCGAGATTTTCCAAATATACGCCGCCGTCATAACGTTCCGTATATCCCCCCATAAAATGAGCCATGAACAGGGGAGCACCGATAAAATCACCCATCCTGAGGTCCAGCCGGGCACCTCCCTGCAGGCCCGCCATCAGGTTGTATACGGTCACATCTTCCCGGTTCTCAAGAATAAAATTGCCGAATGATACGGGTATTCCCATAAAAAGCATAAGGCTTGAGGACGGATTCTTCAGCGCCACGTATTCACGATTGTAACTGCCGTGAAGGACGACACCGCTTACATCCCTCTCGGAAGCGTCGACATCCATCTGGCCGCCCAGAACGCTCCCCAGCAATGCAACGCCGACGGAAATATCCCAGGCCGTGGTATTGCTTATGGGCCCCCTGAATATGGTGTTAACGTCCATTCCGTTCACATGCAGTCTTTCACCGTCCATCCGGATGTAGCTTGCGGACATGTACCTGTTGTGCTTCATACCCGCATCGACCAAGGGCGGCAATGAGACATGGATATTCGTCTGCTGCCCGTGCGCGGAACCGATAAATGAGACAACGGTCAACGCGAACAAGGCGGATTTGAAGAATATGCGTTTCATTATTCCATTACCATATACATTCCCGGAGCGCCGGAAGGGCGCTCGCTAAAGCCGAAACGCTTATAGAACCCGGCCCTTCCCTTTGCCGCCATGAGACCGATAAAAGCATTAGCGTGGGCATGTGCTTTCAGGTACTTCATTAGCGCGTTCATTATGAGTTCGCCGATTCCCTGTCCCTGCAATTTCGGCGATACGATTACATCCTGGATATAGAAATAAATCCCACCATCTCCTATAACGCGTCCGCATCCGACAACTTCATCGCCGAACAATACGCAAACTGAAAAAAGAGAAGTGCTCAAGCCAACTCCTGTAGCTTCGGCATCCATATCCCCCCACCCAACGGTTTCACGGAGTCTCAGGTACTCCTCCGTGGTCGGAGGACGCTCGATTAACAAGAATTGGTTGCTCATCGTAATTACGTATTTTACACGAAATTTTGGGGTCTTACAGATTGCACTTCCCAGACAGCACACCCGAGACAATGGCGTCATGCTGGGCATAAAGAGCAAATCAACCTCCACCCACATACCGCATATGCTCACCACCCCCGCTCCTGCCCCATCGCCGCCATCATCTGCCGGCGGGTGAAGCCCCGCCCTCGCTAACCAGAAACGCATTCACCCTGGAATGTACCCGAAATGTTTGAAATTCGCCCGTGCATGTCACAGAGCGCGAATTATCAATTATGAGAGCAATTTCCTCTCCTCTCCGCCGCCCGCGCAGTCTTGACAAACATCCGCATTGGACTAGACTTTGGTTAGAAGCACGGGGGACGGCTCGCTGAGAGGAGGGAGGTTCCTGCCATGGTGAAAACTCTTTCGGACACCTATCCCTGAGACAATCGTATGAACCCCGAACCGCCAATCAAACTTTAAGGGAGAATGAACATGGCTAATCCGAACGTTACAGCGGAGGCGATGGCGGAAAGAAGGACGATGGCGCCCATGATACGCGGCTCGATGGCCGAGGGCATCGCGGGCGTGGGAGCGATAGTCATCACCATTCTCGGGCTGTCGCAGGTTTTCCCGGACATTCTGCTCGGCGTGGCCACAATCGCCGTGGGGAGTGCCTTGATGTTCGAGGGCGGGGCCATTGCGGCCCGGTTTGCGAACCTCGTGCGCAGCGCGGCCGAAAGTGAGGACGTCGGGCGTCTCGGCCTGGGCGTGACGTCGGAGTTCCTCGGCGGGGTGATAGGTATCGTGCTCGGGGTGCTGGCCCTTCTGGGCATATACCCCCTGGTGCTCATACCCGCGGCGGTCATCGCCTTCGGCAGCACCGTGCTGGTCGGCAGCAGCGTCAACTCCCGCCTGAACTCACTGTGGGTCGAGGCGACCGAACAGCGGCAGATGATCCGTGACATGGCGAGCTCCGCCATATCTGCGGCGGCCGGCGTGCAGGTGCTCATCGGGATTACGGCGATTACGCTGGGCATTCTCGCGCTTACGGGAATCCGCCCGATGATTCTGAGCCTGGTGGCGCTGTTGGGCCTGGGTTTTGCCGACCTCATGAGCGGCACCACCCTCATCGGGAGGTTCAGGACGCTGCGCCCGGCCCGGGAGGAGCGTTAATCGCCGCCGTGCTCAAAAGCCTTCTTTTCCGGGGCGAGCGCAGCGTCGTTTCAAATGTAAGCGCACCGGGCAAGCGGCAAAGAGGGCCTTGAGGCGGCAGAGGGCACGTCCGGGAGCGAAGCATCCTCACCGTCGCGGCCTGCCGTGAGCCTAGCTATCCCGGGCGGCGGGCCGCTTTCTTTTCCCCGTGGGGGCAAACCCTTACGCAGACGCCGCAGATGCGGGCGCCGACGCCTCCGAGGCGGGCGTTCTCGTGGGTCCGGGCGTTACAGGCGGCGAGGTCCACCGCGTCCTCCCTGCCCGGGTAGTGGCTCTCGGTGGGAACGCCCCGTATGGCGCCCACCGGACAGGCATCGGTGCAGCAGGTGCAGTCTCCGCAGCGGTTCGCGAGGGGCCGGTCCGGCTCGAGCGGCATGTCCGTGAGCACCGTGGCAAGCCGCACCCGCGGCCCCATCTCCGGTGTGACGAGCAGAAGGCTCTTCCCCTGCCAGCCGAGGCCCGCCATCCGGGCCACGGCCTTGTGGGAGACGGCTCCCATGAGCCGCTCCTCGTCCAGTATGCGGGAGGCCGGCACCCCCAGGGCAAG
Encoded proteins:
- a CDS encoding P-II family nitrogen regulator, translating into MKMITSVIKHFRQDEVRQALMDIGVKGMTVVEVKGFGRQKGHLEVYRGAEYEVKFLPKIKVEVAVPDGLVEQAVEAIMGAARTGEIGDGKIFVTALDEVIRIRTDERGEEAL
- a CDS encoding ammonium transporter, with the translated sequence MRKLKILITLGAVLLPAGAALAAEAPEISPGDTAWLLVSTALVMLMTPGLAFFYGGMVRSKNVLGTIMHSFMMLCMVSLIWILWGYSLAFGPDVGGLVGSLAMVGLRGVGMEANGTVPHYIFMMFQGMFAVITPALITGAFAERMKFSAMLLFSALWVTFVYSPVAHWVWGGGWIMTKVGALDFAGGTVVHINSAVAAFVAALVVGKRKGYLEEQMMPHNLPLTVLGAALLWFGWFGFNAGSALASNGLASLAFVTTNTGAAAAAMGWSFTEWLHRGKATAFGAVSGAVAGLVGITPAAGFVSPLSAIAIGVGAGVLCYIAVNLRPRLGYDDSLDVLGIHGVGGLWGAIATGLFAAAAFGGTDGLFHGNPGLVGAQLIASAATIAYSGVVSFILLKVVDAAVGLRVSEEHERQGLDLSQHGETGYDMR
- a CDS encoding GNAT family N-acetyltransferase, which encodes MSNQFLLIERPPTTEEYLRLRETVGWGDMDAEATGVGLSTSLFSVCVLFGDEVVGCGRVIGDGGIYFYIQDVIVSPKLQGQGIGELIMNALMKYLKAHAHANAFIGLMAAKGRAGFYKRFGFSERPSGAPGMYMVME
- a CDS encoding 4Fe-4S double cluster binding domain-containing protein, whose amino-acid sequence is MDSAREIKAHASSLGARLAGIADLAPLKAGLPTIPGGFLDPYVRAVSIALPLEDGVIEAVMERPTPEYARHYRVLNAGLDLIAAGVVRWLADRGSLALGVPASRILDEERLMGAVSHKAVARMAGLGWQGKSLLLVTPEMGPRVRLATVLTDMPLEPDRPLANRCGDCTCCTDACPVGAIRGVPTESHYPGREDAVDLAACNARTHENARLGGVGARICGVCVRVCPHGEKKAARRPG